A single genomic interval of Wolbachia endosymbiont of Diaphorina citri harbors:
- the plsY gene encoding glycerol-3-phosphate 1-O-acyltransferase PlsY, protein MIEIFVVFVLSYILGSIPFSLIIAKINGINLREVGSGNIGATNVARTGNKFLAALALFLDTSKGFIVVYTAQQFCDNNDFYIYVSAILAVLGHMFPIWLRFNGGKGVATTLGVLIALNISIALAFVFVWLIVFFIFRYSSLASLASTAAAVIASFFFQKELFLILLTVAILIFLKHYKNIANLLQGREHKFL, encoded by the coding sequence ATGATAGAGATATTTGTAGTCTTTGTATTATCTTACATATTAGGTTCAATACCGTTTAGCCTAATTATTGCAAAAATAAATGGTATAAATTTAAGAGAAGTAGGTTCAGGAAACATTGGCGCTACAAATGTTGCAAGGACAGGAAATAAATTTCTTGCTGCTCTTGCGTTATTTCTGGATACCTCTAAAGGGTTTATCGTAGTTTATACAGCACAACAATTTTGTGATAATAACGATTTTTATATATATGTATCTGCAATTTTAGCAGTTCTAGGGCATATGTTTCCCATTTGGCTAAGGTTCAATGGAGGAAAGGGGGTTGCAACAACTTTAGGAGTTTTGATAGCACTTAACATTTCTATAGCATTAGCATTTGTATTTGTCTGGCTAATAGTATTTTTTATCTTTCGGTACTCCTCTCTTGCTTCCTTGGCTTCTACTGCAGCAGCTGTTATAGCATCTTTCTTTTTTCAAAAGGAGTTATTCCTTATACTACTCACTGTAGCGATATTAATTTTCTTGAAGCATTACAAAAATATTGCAAATCTTCTGCAAGGCAGAGAGCATAAGTTTTTATAA
- a CDS encoding alanine/glycine:cation symporter family protein produces MIYRMLYIVLFCLSFNDVYAASIFYKSYDTALNGISNFMNEVLFFKIFHVPFIILLLAFGYIFLTLRFRFLNIRMFKHAFAILCGKYDTDHHDGHITHFQAFVTALSSTVGLGTVAGVAIAISMGGPGAVPWMMITGFFGMSAKFAEVTLAFRHRTEGQEQLFSGPFQYIRNGLEEFGFKKLGIVIAAIYAVFFVLSGLGGSVAFQTNQMVSILSGYSSWIDSHPWVLSFIISTLLALVIIGGIRRIARVSSALVPIMSLIYILSCFTIIAFNIHNFSNTLKILFSSMIDFNAVGGGVVGAFVAGIQRAIFASEAGVGSAAITHAVAKDEEPVRTGLVAMIEPCFDTMLICCLTGITIVITGAYQTGIGEGILITQKTFETVSSWFPILLTIAAPLFAFSSVISFVYCCEMGWLYLFGVKSVVIYRIAVVVVSFLSGLSKDIMAIANIGGALFSCLALINMTALILFSNQINNEVQCYLKRLRNNKIS; encoded by the coding sequence ATGATTTATAGAATGCTTTATATAGTGTTATTTTGCCTATCATTTAATGATGTATACGCTGCTTCAATTTTTTATAAAAGTTATGACACTGCATTAAATGGAATAAGCAACTTCATGAATGAAGTGTTGTTTTTCAAGATCTTTCACGTACCATTTATAATTCTTTTATTGGCCTTTGGTTATATATTTCTAACACTACGTTTTAGATTTCTCAACATAAGGATGTTTAAGCATGCGTTCGCTATTTTATGTGGAAAATATGACACAGATCATCACGATGGTCACATTACTCATTTTCAGGCATTTGTAACTGCACTTTCAAGTACAGTCGGCCTTGGAACTGTTGCTGGTGTTGCAATTGCAATTTCAATGGGAGGGCCAGGAGCGGTACCTTGGATGATGATCACAGGCTTTTTTGGTATGTCTGCAAAGTTTGCTGAAGTAACTTTAGCATTCAGACACAGAACAGAAGGCCAGGAGCAGTTATTCAGTGGTCCCTTTCAATATATAAGAAATGGACTAGAGGAATTTGGATTTAAGAAGCTTGGTATTGTGATAGCTGCAATATATGCAGTGTTTTTTGTATTGTCAGGTCTTGGTGGAAGTGTAGCATTTCAGACTAATCAAATGGTTTCAATATTATCTGGCTATTCAAGCTGGATAGATAGTCATCCTTGGGTTCTTTCCTTCATAATTTCTACATTACTTGCTCTAGTGATTATCGGTGGAATCAGGAGAATAGCTAGAGTATCTTCTGCACTAGTACCTATTATGTCACTCATATATATTTTGAGTTGTTTCACGATTATTGCATTCAATATTCACAATTTTAGCAATACATTAAAAATATTGTTTTCCAGTATGATAGACTTCAATGCTGTTGGTGGTGGAGTAGTAGGAGCATTTGTCGCTGGGATTCAAAGGGCAATTTTTGCCAGTGAAGCAGGTGTTGGTTCTGCTGCAATTACTCACGCTGTAGCTAAAGATGAGGAGCCAGTGAGAACTGGGCTGGTTGCGATGATAGAACCATGCTTTGATACAATGTTAATTTGTTGCTTGACAGGAATAACAATAGTAATAACAGGTGCATACCAGACCGGCATTGGCGAGGGAATATTGATCACCCAAAAAACATTTGAAACAGTTTCTTCTTGGTTTCCTATACTTTTAACCATCGCTGCGCCTTTGTTTGCGTTTTCCTCAGTAATTTCATTTGTATATTGTTGTGAAATGGGATGGCTGTATTTGTTTGGTGTAAAAAGTGTAGTAATATATCGTATAGCGGTGGTAGTAGTTTCATTTTTGTCAGGTTTGTCTAAAGATATAATGGCTATTGCTAATATTGGTGGGGCTTTATTCTCTTGTTTAGCACTCATCAATATGACAGCACTTATACTGTTTAGCAATCAGATTAACAATGAAGTCCAATGTTATCTAAAAAGGCTAAGGAATAATAAAATTAGCTAG
- a CDS encoding alanine/glycine:cation symporter family protein yields the protein MIIKVTDLLNSLLYMKIFNIPFIIIWVIATGIFCTVRFKFINFRLFKYGIQTLFNLKCNGNNNGIITHIQAFATVISGTVGLGTISGVAIAITIGGPSAVFWMVITGILGMSIKFAEVVLAFTYRSENTTGGAFYYMKYGLAKIGFAKTGRFLAFTYAIMLIIAMILGGIPFQANQIAALSNNLFEYNASIIISLLVFIVILGGIKRIAFVATGLAPIMIMLYLGMCMYLICVNRSNLLNALSIIFQDIFNKSAIEGGVLSGLIAGVRRSVFANEAGTGTAAIAHSIVKEKDPVKVGSVAMIAPFVDTILVSFLTGVVIIITGMHNTNEIGDITLVSSAFSTALPLFSKLALPLIMFSFAFSTIIAYYYYCEVALVYLFGNKKVLILFQFFIVGSVYISCISKNIEFISYLGDSLFMCLMIPNAVAIYLLRREVLNTIDSYYKRYKHDL from the coding sequence ATGATTATAAAAGTAACTGATCTATTAAACTCTCTTTTATATATGAAGATATTCAACATACCATTTATAATTATTTGGGTAATTGCAACTGGGATTTTTTGTACGGTTCGATTCAAATTCATTAACTTTAGGTTGTTCAAATATGGGATACAAACACTATTCAACCTAAAATGTAATGGTAATAACAATGGTATAATCACTCATATTCAAGCGTTTGCAACAGTCATTTCAGGAACAGTTGGTCTTGGAACAATATCAGGAGTTGCAATAGCTATCACAATAGGAGGCCCAAGTGCAGTCTTTTGGATGGTAATTACCGGAATACTTGGTATGTCGATAAAGTTTGCCGAGGTGGTGCTTGCATTCACTTATCGCTCTGAAAATACAACTGGCGGGGCTTTTTATTACATGAAGTACGGGCTTGCAAAAATTGGATTTGCAAAAACTGGTAGATTTCTTGCCTTCACTTATGCGATTATGCTAATTATTGCAATGATTTTGGGCGGTATACCATTTCAAGCGAATCAGATAGCAGCATTGTCAAATAACCTCTTCGAATACAATGCGTCCATTATTATATCCCTGCTTGTCTTCATTGTAATATTGGGAGGAATAAAGCGAATTGCTTTCGTTGCAACAGGTTTAGCGCCTATTATGATAATGTTATATCTAGGCATGTGCATGTATTTAATCTGCGTAAACCGAAGTAATCTTTTGAATGCTCTATCTATAATATTTCAAGATATCTTTAACAAATCGGCTATAGAAGGTGGAGTATTGAGTGGATTAATAGCGGGGGTGAGAAGATCAGTATTTGCTAATGAAGCGGGTACTGGAACAGCAGCTATAGCACATTCGATTGTAAAAGAGAAAGATCCAGTTAAAGTTGGAAGTGTTGCTATGATTGCACCATTTGTAGACACAATATTAGTCTCATTTTTGACTGGTGTTGTGATAATTATTACTGGTATGCACAATACCAATGAAATTGGTGATATTACTCTAGTTAGTTCAGCATTTTCAACAGCCTTGCCTTTATTTAGCAAGCTAGCTCTTCCGCTGATAATGTTTTCCTTTGCATTTTCCACGATAATAGCTTACTATTACTACTGCGAAGTTGCCCTGGTGTACTTATTTGGTAACAAAAAAGTACTGATATTGTTTCAGTTTTTTATAGTGGGTTCAGTGTATATCAGCTGTATATCAAAAAATATAGAATTTATATCTTATTTAGGTGACAGTCTGTTTATGTGCCTTATGATTCCAAATGCTGTTGCGATATATCTACTGAGAAGGGAAGTCTTAAATACAATAGATTCTTATTACAAAAGGTATAAACATGATTTATAG
- a CDS encoding CDP-alcohol phosphatidyltransferase family protein yields MNNDESNGKSLPITKLFPNFITLLGLCAGLTSLKFTFNEQWEFSAIFIIIAAIIDGMDGRIARILKSTSDFGAQLDSFADFLNFGSAPAFLLYFWKLNEIKVVGWILVMIYVICISIRLARFNVSLHSEQLYWKKFFFSGVPAPVCALLALLPIIITFQSHESEYLLLIEQFFNVKNTACYFLTISFFSISHIPTFSAKYIYVPKSLSYIFVSFFGILIIFFISKPWVTLPILGGVYILTIPISTGLYIHYAYKTSQLYKK; encoded by the coding sequence ATGAATAACGATGAAAGTAACGGTAAATCCTTACCTATTACCAAGTTATTTCCGAATTTTATAACTTTACTGGGTTTATGTGCTGGCCTTACTTCACTTAAATTCACATTTAATGAACAATGGGAATTTTCAGCAATTTTTATTATCATTGCAGCAATAATAGATGGAATGGATGGCAGAATAGCCAGAATTTTAAAATCAACTAGCGATTTTGGAGCACAACTCGATTCTTTTGCAGATTTTCTAAATTTTGGTTCAGCACCTGCTTTTCTTTTATATTTTTGGAAGTTAAATGAAATTAAAGTTGTAGGATGGATTTTAGTAATGATATATGTAATCTGCATATCAATAAGACTTGCCAGATTCAATGTTTCGTTACATTCAGAACAATTATACTGGAAAAAATTTTTCTTTTCCGGTGTTCCAGCTCCTGTATGTGCTTTACTTGCTCTGTTACCAATAATTATTACCTTTCAATCTCATGAAAGTGAATATCTACTTCTTATAGAGCAATTTTTTAACGTAAAGAATACAGCTTGTTACTTTTTGACCATCTCATTTTTTTCGATAAGTCATATTCCAACTTTCTCTGCAAAATACATTTATGTCCCTAAAAGTTTATCCTATATATTTGTGTCATTTTTTGGAATATTGATCATATTTTTTATAAGTAAGCCCTGGGTAACACTACCAATTTTAGGTGGGGTTTATATCTTGACTATCCCAATAAGTACCGGACTCTATATACATTACGCATATAAAACTAGTCAGCTATATAAAAAATAG
- a CDS encoding phosphatidylserine decarboxylase, which produces MCFGLPNINREGYLFIVVSFIVTCIAFSISWGAGITCLFPTLLCTYFFRDPARAVPNNKDFILSPADGVISKIEEVSYSLSEENEEEKKFTLVSIFLSVLNVHVNRIPISGTIKEMSYKKGKFVSAMSNRSSNENEKQIIVIEYEKGKEIIVEQIAGFIARRIVCNLRTSQSVKAGERFGIIRFGSRVNIYIPAGIEVRVSEGQTVIGGETVIADLNKQEKLTFDIV; this is translated from the coding sequence ATGTGCTTTGGTTTGCCTAATATAAACAGAGAAGGTTATTTATTTATAGTTGTTTCCTTTATCGTAACATGTATAGCATTCTCTATATCCTGGGGAGCTGGAATTACTTGCTTATTTCCAACGTTATTATGTACCTATTTTTTTCGTGATCCAGCAAGAGCTGTACCAAACAATAAGGACTTTATATTAAGCCCTGCTGATGGTGTAATTTCAAAGATAGAAGAAGTTAGTTACTCTTTATCAGAAGAGAATGAAGAAGAAAAGAAATTTACACTTGTCAGCATATTTCTAAGCGTTTTGAATGTCCATGTGAATCGTATACCAATATCTGGTACGATAAAGGAAATGAGCTACAAGAAAGGCAAGTTTGTTTCTGCAATGAGTAATAGGTCCAGTAATGAAAATGAAAAGCAGATTATTGTGATTGAATATGAAAAGGGAAAAGAAATCATTGTGGAACAAATAGCTGGATTTATTGCACGCCGCATTGTTTGTAATTTGAGGACATCTCAGAGCGTAAAAGCAGGTGAAAGATTTGGAATTATAAGATTTGGTAGCAGAGTAAATATTTATATCCCTGCTGGAATAGAGGTAAGAGTCTCAGAAGGCCAAACTGTTATTGGTGGTGAGACAGTTATAGCAGATTTAAATAAACAAGAGAAGCTTACCTTTGACATTGTATGA
- a CDS encoding ankyrin repeat domain-containing protein: MTGEIEKDESPSLYSAIRMGDIEATELLIKSGANVNDNYERNRTPLHIAIGYKQFEIAKLLINNGANVNAKTGNHGKDDLTPMHLAIFADTPEFIEFLASHGALINERESTEGHIPLHFAALYGNKSVIQALVDKGQNIEDIDNNGRTALFLAIRQCTEAEDDSRIEVIEYLINKLKADITKKDNNNNTILFPAANNCLGKVVKLIIKQYIESFGRDRLKNFINHKNKAGMDALDIALNSGNEKAIEVLSSYGADIENKVTPKITVEKPNSTLDGAESIEVVSPIKQK, from the coding sequence ATGACAGGGGAAATAGAAAAAGATGAATCTCCTTCCTTATACTCTGCAATTCGGATGGGTGATATTGAAGCTACAGAGCTACTAATAAAGTCTGGTGCAAACGTCAATGATAATTATGAACGTAATCGTACACCACTACATATTGCTATCGGGTATAAGCAGTTTGAAATAGCGAAATTGCTGATAAATAACGGAGCAAACGTTAACGCAAAAACTGGAAATCATGGCAAAGATGACTTAACACCAATGCACCTTGCAATTTTTGCAGATACACCAGAGTTTATAGAATTTCTAGCTAGCCATGGTGCATTGATTAATGAAAGAGAAAGCACTGAAGGACACATACCTCTTCACTTCGCTGCTTTATATGGAAATAAAAGTGTAATACAAGCCTTGGTTGATAAGGGACAGAATATTGAAGATATTGATAATAATGGGCGTACAGCTTTATTTTTAGCTATTAGGCAATGCACTGAAGCAGAGGATGATAGCAGAATAGAAGTTATCGAGTATTTGATAAATAAACTCAAAGCAGACATAACGAAAAAAGATAATAATAACAACACAATACTTTTTCCTGCTGCTAATAATTGTCTTGGAAAGGTAGTGAAACTCATCATTAAACAATATATAGAAAGCTTTGGTAGAGATCGGTTGAAGAATTTTATCAACCACAAAAATAAAGCTGGAATGGATGCTTTGGATATTGCACTCAATAGTGGAAATGAAAAGGCCATTGAAGTACTTAGCTCATATGGAGCAGATATCGAGAATAAAGTAACTCCCAAGATTACTGTAGAAAAACCAAATAGTACCTTAGATGGAGCAGAAAGTATAGAAGTGGTATCCCCAATCAAACAAAAATAA
- the gyrB gene encoding DNA topoisomerase (ATP-hydrolyzing) subunit B, with product MESNYNADAIKILRGLDAVRKRPGMYIGDTDDGSGLHHMVYEVVDNAIDESLAGYCSKIEVSINEDGSVSVTDNGRGIPTDIHPEEGISAAEVIMTQLHAGGKFDSNTYKVSGGLHGVGISVVNALSSWLELTIWRNKKEHFMRFEDGESVESLKVVNENTSKRGTRVTFMPSTGTFSSIDFSYSTLESRIRELAFLNSNIEIILCDLRNKPHVKSHFNDSKESEDNFGTANFVRYLDKNKTHVTKIASIRDNVKDLGTSVEISMEWNDSYYENMLCFTNNIRQRDGGTHLAGFRSALTRCINNYANNEGFLKKAKVNLTGEDVREGLTCVLSLKMPDPKFSSQTKDKLVSSEARAVVESIVFDKLSTILETDPKLAASIVERAIRSAKGREAARKARELVKNKNNINIATLPGKLADCQEKVPELSELFIVEGNSAGGTAKQGRNRKTQAVLALRGKILNVERAGLDRIFSSAEIGSLITAIGAGIGSEHFDIEKTRYHKIIIMTDADVDGSHIRTLILTFFFRYMREVIEKGYLYIAQPPLYKVTKNAKDTYIKDDETFEEYIVNSAIKRLTLNGVGKDLRFVLNKCLSISNISKNYDREIPKDLLESLLILSKKNALLSADEILKYLKLMYSEYNWEVEVKDEEIHIAKLFQGLADKYVFSLSMLESKEIRNILSSLDNIIDLFNGDSFLQLQETEIKIKSPSALAKIVMDYGKKGLTLQRFKGLGEMNADQLWETTLNPETRTLLKVEIKDCEEADSIFSVLMGDIVEPRRDFINNNALNVHDVDI from the coding sequence ATGGAAAGTAACTACAACGCTGACGCAATAAAAATCCTAAGAGGTCTTGATGCTGTAAGAAAGCGTCCGGGTATGTATATTGGTGACACTGATGATGGATCAGGCTTGCACCATATGGTGTATGAGGTTGTTGACAATGCGATAGATGAATCTTTGGCTGGTTATTGTAGTAAGATTGAAGTTAGCATAAATGAAGATGGTTCAGTTTCTGTAACCGACAACGGTCGTGGCATTCCAACAGACATTCATCCAGAGGAAGGAATATCAGCAGCAGAAGTAATAATGACCCAACTACATGCAGGAGGTAAATTTGACAGCAATACCTATAAGGTTTCCGGAGGATTACATGGTGTTGGAATTTCAGTTGTTAATGCGTTATCGAGTTGGCTGGAATTAACCATCTGGCGCAATAAAAAAGAACATTTTATGCGCTTTGAAGATGGTGAGTCTGTTGAATCTTTAAAGGTAGTCAATGAAAACACAAGTAAAAGAGGAACTAGAGTAACGTTTATGCCATCAACGGGGACTTTTAGTAGTATTGATTTTAGTTACTCCACTCTTGAGAGTCGCATCAGAGAATTGGCATTTTTAAACTCAAATATTGAGATCATTTTGTGTGATCTCCGTAATAAACCACATGTAAAGTCTCATTTTAACGATAGTAAAGAGTCTGAAGATAATTTTGGTACAGCTAATTTTGTACGGTACTTAGACAAGAATAAGACACATGTTACTAAAATTGCCAGCATTAGAGATAATGTAAAAGATCTAGGTACCAGTGTAGAAATATCAATGGAGTGGAATGATTCCTACTATGAGAATATGCTATGCTTCACAAATAATATAAGACAACGGGATGGTGGTACGCATTTGGCGGGGTTTAGATCTGCACTAACCAGATGTATCAATAACTATGCAAACAATGAAGGTTTTTTGAAGAAGGCAAAAGTGAATTTGACTGGAGAAGATGTTAGAGAAGGCTTAACTTGTGTTTTATCTCTCAAGATGCCTGATCCTAAATTTTCTTCACAGACAAAAGATAAATTGGTCAGTTCTGAAGCGCGGGCAGTTGTAGAGAGCATAGTTTTTGACAAGTTGAGTACAATACTTGAAACTGACCCCAAGTTAGCAGCAAGTATAGTAGAAAGAGCGATTAGGTCAGCAAAAGGAAGAGAAGCCGCAAGAAAAGCACGAGAGTTAGTTAAAAATAAAAACAATATTAATATTGCAACTCTACCTGGAAAGCTTGCCGATTGTCAGGAAAAAGTTCCTGAGTTATCGGAATTGTTTATAGTAGAGGGTAATTCCGCAGGTGGTACTGCAAAGCAGGGACGTAATCGTAAAACACAGGCGGTACTTGCTTTAAGAGGGAAAATTCTAAACGTAGAACGTGCAGGGCTGGATCGTATTTTTTCATCTGCAGAAATTGGCTCTCTGATCACGGCAATTGGAGCTGGAATAGGGAGTGAGCACTTCGATATTGAAAAAACTAGGTATCATAAAATTATCATTATGACAGACGCAGACGTTGATGGCTCGCATATAAGAACTTTGATTCTAACTTTCTTTTTTAGATATATGCGTGAAGTAATTGAGAAAGGATATTTATACATAGCGCAGCCACCGCTCTATAAAGTTACAAAAAATGCTAAAGATACTTATATCAAAGATGATGAAACTTTTGAAGAGTATATAGTAAATTCAGCGATTAAAAGATTAACATTAAATGGTGTAGGCAAAGATTTGCGTTTCGTTTTGAATAAGTGCCTCAGTATTTCAAACATTAGCAAAAATTATGATAGGGAAATACCAAAAGATCTCTTAGAATCATTGCTAATTTTAAGCAAAAAGAATGCTCTATTGTCTGCTGATGAGATATTAAAATATTTAAAATTGATGTATAGTGAATATAATTGGGAAGTAGAAGTAAAAGATGAGGAAATTCACATTGCTAAATTGTTTCAAGGGTTAGCAGACAAATATGTATTCTCGCTTAGTATGCTTGAAAGCAAAGAAATACGGAATATATTGAGTTCTCTTGATAACATAATTGACTTATTTAATGGTGATTCATTTTTACAGTTGCAAGAAACTGAAATAAAAATAAAGTCTCCAAGTGCACTCGCAAAAATAGTGATGGATTATGGTAAAAAAGGTTTAACTCTGCAGAGATTTAAAGGCCTTGGTGAAATGAATGCTGATCAGCTTTGGGAAACTACACTCAATCCAGAAACTAGAACTCTGTTAAAAGTTGAAATAAAAGATTGTGAAGAAGCAGATAGTATATTTTCGGTGTTAATGGGTGATATAGTTGAACCACGTCGTGACTTTATAAATAACAATGCACTTAACGTACATGATGTTGATATTTGA
- the gatA gene encoding Asp-tRNA(Asn)/Glu-tRNA(Gln) amidotransferase subunit GatA: MNELRKLSITEMHDGLRRRNFSAVELVETHINAVENEQLNAFITKTPEIAIKAAKIADEHFLKQKDDIPPLMGIPVGVKDLFCTKGIKTTACSKMLENFIPTYESTVSNLLLKSGAAVLGKLNMDEFAMGSANTNSYFGPVENVWIRKSDGAKVVPGGSSGGSAASVAGFLCAGALGSDTGGSVRQPAAYCGVVGIKPTYGRCSRFGMIAFASSLDQAGVITRSVSDSALMLETICGYDEKDSTSSERPVPKFSNLINGDIKGKRIGIPKEYRMDGISEEIVHHWEKVSSNLKENGAEVVDIALPHTKYAIPVYYLICSAETSSNLARYDGVRYGFRVDADTLEEMYSLTRAEGFGKEVKRRILIGAYALSSGHYNEYYEKAQCIRALIRNDFTKAFEKIDYILVPSAPTEAFGLNEKPDPLIMCINDVFTVPASLSGLPAISVPVGLSNEGLPLALQVIGNYYDEAGILNMASVIEQNCGRIVNSLA, translated from the coding sequence ATGAATGAATTAAGAAAGCTAAGTATTACAGAGATGCATGATGGACTTAGGAGGAGGAATTTTTCTGCTGTTGAGCTTGTAGAAACGCATATTAATGCAGTTGAAAATGAGCAACTAAATGCATTTATAACAAAAACTCCAGAAATCGCAATAAAAGCCGCTAAAATAGCAGATGAACATTTCTTAAAACAAAAAGATGATATTCCACCACTTATGGGCATACCAGTTGGTGTTAAAGATTTATTCTGTACAAAAGGAATAAAAACAACAGCATGTTCAAAAATGCTGGAAAATTTCATCCCGACTTATGAATCTACGGTATCTAATTTGCTTTTAAAAAGTGGAGCAGCCGTGCTTGGTAAGCTTAATATGGATGAATTTGCTATGGGTTCTGCGAACACAAATAGCTATTTTGGTCCTGTTGAAAATGTGTGGATTAGAAAAAGTGATGGAGCAAAAGTTGTTCCTGGTGGATCTTCCGGTGGATCTGCAGCATCAGTTGCTGGGTTTTTATGTGCTGGAGCATTAGGAAGCGATACTGGTGGGTCTGTACGTCAACCAGCAGCTTATTGCGGAGTAGTGGGAATAAAGCCAACTTATGGAAGGTGTTCACGTTTTGGTATGATTGCATTTGCGAGCTCTCTTGATCAAGCAGGAGTAATTACTCGTTCCGTTTCTGATTCAGCGTTAATGCTGGAAACAATTTGTGGCTATGATGAAAAAGATTCAACATCGAGCGAAAGACCAGTGCCTAAATTCTCTAATCTTATAAATGGTGATATCAAGGGTAAGCGCATTGGTATACCAAAAGAATATAGAATGGATGGAATTTCAGAAGAAATCGTTCATCATTGGGAAAAAGTTTCTTCCAATTTAAAAGAAAATGGTGCTGAAGTTGTTGACATTGCTCTGCCTCATACTAAATATGCGATACCGGTTTACTATCTAATTTGTTCTGCTGAAACTTCATCTAATCTTGCTCGCTATGATGGTGTACGTTACGGATTTAGGGTTGATGCTGATACCCTTGAAGAAATGTATTCGCTAACAAGAGCAGAAGGTTTTGGTAAAGAAGTGAAAAGGAGAATTTTAATTGGTGCTTATGCGCTTTCTTCAGGTCATTACAATGAGTATTATGAAAAAGCACAGTGCATTAGGGCATTAATTAGAAATGATTTTACAAAAGCGTTTGAAAAAATAGATTACATACTTGTGCCATCTGCTCCAACAGAAGCTTTTGGCTTAAATGAAAAGCCAGACCCGCTAATTATGTGCATCAATGATGTGTTTACCGTGCCGGCAAGCTTATCAGGGTTACCTGCTATTTCTGTTCCTGTTGGACTTTCCAATGAAGGCTTACCACTTGCTTTGCAAGTAATTGGAAATTATTACGATGAAGCTGGAATATTAAATATGGCAAGTGTGATAGAGCAAAATTGTGGCAGAATAGTTAATTCCCTTGCGTAA